The Anoplolepis gracilipes chromosome 7, ASM4749672v1, whole genome shotgun sequence genome segment gaaatattaaaatttccattaattcagaattttttagatatctatCTGTAATTGTATGTGCAGGTACTAATGCTTACGCTGGAGCAAGCGCAACATCTGGCAGTACCTTTCATGACGGAACATCTAATTTTGGGAAgaaaaatccattttttaataaaccagTAGACACTCAAACGCCGTATAGTGGAATAATTCAAGTTCATCCTAATAGTAATGATGGCACTGATCCAGGAAGTGTTTCTGATTATAACAAACCTGAAAATACGTGGCCATCGAATGTAGCAAATACTTTCGGGAACACCAAAAGACCGTCCGGAGGAATTAGTTCATCTGGTACTTCTGGTTCATCTGGAGTTCAAGGTAATACATTCAATCCTGGAAAATTACCAGGATTTCCGACAGGAAGCGACGTTTATAATAATCCAAGTACCACCAAACCGAGTGGAATCAACCCCTGGTTAAATACCGGTCAGCCTGCAGGTGGAAGGACTTGGCATAATCCAGGAATCTCAGGTGCTAATGCAGGATTTCCTGACTCTACTACTGGATTTGACGGCACAACAAAATCTCCGTTTGATTATACAAACATTCCAAGTTCCACATCACTTGGTAGTTCATACAGCGGAACAGGGCTAAAACAACACGGTTTTCATGCAACAAGTAGTAGTAGCGCAAGTGCGAGCGCAAGTGCGAGCGCAAGTGCTAGTGCACATCACACATTCGGGACATTCCATAATACATACAGCACTCCTTATACATTTGGAACAACACCATCACCTGAAGAAGCTTCGAGTTATCCTAGAGTTAAGAGTTCACCTGGACCTATTTATGGAATTGCTCCTCATGGTACACAACCTGATGCCGGAACTGATGCTTGGCCTGGCAAGCAACCTGCTATCGAAAGTGGAATTACATCTGGAAGACAGCCTGGTAAAGAAGATGAAACTTCGTCTAATAATAGACCTTGGTCTGGCAAACTTGGAAGTGGAACCACACTTGATGGGCATCCTGGAACGGGCGTAACCAAGTCTCCGTTTGGTCAAACAAACATTCCAGGATCACTCGGCAGTTCATCCAGCGGAGCAGGGTTAAAACATGGTTTTCATGCAGTAAGTAGTAGCGCAAGTGCGAACGCTAACGCAAACGCATTCGGGACATTTCATGGTACGCACAGCACTCCTTATAAAGTTGGAACAACGCCAACACATAAAGGTACTTCGGGTTATCCCGAAGTCAACCCACCTGGAAGTACCGGATCTACTTATGGAATTGCTCCTCATGGCACGCATCCTGATGCCGGAACTGGTGCTTGGCCTGGTAAGCAGCCTGGAAGCGCAAGTAAAACTGGCCAACAACCTGGTATAGGAAGTGGAATTACATTTGGAAGACAGCCTGGTAAAGAAACTGAAACTTTATCTGATAATAAACCTTGGCTTGGCAAACAACCTGGAAGTGGAACCTCGCTTAACGGATATTCTGGAACGAGCGTAACCAAGTCTCCGTTTGGTCAAACAAACATTCCAGGATCGCTCGGCAGTTCATACAACGGAACAGGGTTAAAACATGGTTTTCATGCAGCAAGTAGTAGCGCAAGTGCGAACGCTAACGCAAACGCATTCGGGACATTCCATGGTACGCACAGCACTCCTTATATAGTTGGAACAACGCCAACATATGAAGGAACTTCGGGTTATTCCGGAGTCAAGAGTTCACCTGGAAGTACCGGGCCTACTTATGGAATTGTTCCTCATGGCACGCATCCTGATGCCGGAATTGGTGCTTGGCCTAGCAAGCAACCTGGAAGCGGAAGTAAAACTGGGTCTAGCAATCAACCTGGAAGTGGAACTACATTTGGTGGACATTCTGGAACAATAAGTAATACCTGGCCTAGAGCACAGCCTGGAAACGCTAATACAACATGGCCTACTAGGCAACCAGGTAGCGGAACCGGAAGTTGGCCTAGTAGAAAACCTGGAGACGGAAGTGGAGTTATGCCTAGCGAACATCCTGAAACTGTAAATGGTCCTAGcggtgttaataaaatatattctcccCTTGGAACTGGCTATGGTCATGTTCCAAATATTGAGGATATACATGGATCAACTTCACCTATTAACGGCATCGGAGCTCATCCTGGAACCAGTATAGGATGTAGAATTGGAGACAGTTCGTGTAATCAAGGTACCAAAgtgttattcaattatttaaagtaatttattactattaaactATTGTgtaaatacttaaataatatgtaatacgaGATTATTattcacgcacacacacatacacacgctgatatatatatataacttttaaaacaattgaataaattaaatcttaattttaatttcaattacagGCGCAAGAGTAACACCTGAAGATTCTGCACAATGGAATTCTGAAAATCCGTTTTTGTTTGGAACTAAAGGTATGTCTTGATAGTGtatattgacaaattttttaaaatgttatttttattatttataaataacattttgtttttaatttttgtaacatttataagtaaaaaaatataggaaaatttttactgcaataaattttttttgcaattatctcataaaaatgtttaatttttaatttttaatataaagatttaaatttgattcttatatgaaacttatataaaaatatatagtttaataaaattgttaactttaaccaaagtaaaattatgagataactcaaaataatattaaagcaatTCTTCCAAGTAtcgagttaattttttaatatataatatatataatatatatatatataaaataaatattaaaatattggatattaaatatttttctctatttttaagaCGGTACTCCAAGCGGCGTTTCACATCCCTGGAATAGCGGAACTACAGTTAAACCGATCGGGCAGGGAAATCCATTCCTTGATTCCGGTTGGAGCACTGCTAAACCTGACTATAGTAATGTTAATAACGACAAAAATGTGATTCCTCATGGTGAAGGAAATACAAAGCCTATCGGCCAAGGGAATCCTTTCCTAGCTGttcacaagaaaaaaaatgataacgacGTTAATCCTAACGAAGGTGTAATTCCACTGGGAGGAAGGAAACCTGAAGGATACAATCCCTTTTTCGGAAGTGGAAACAGCGGCTCAAGCCAGCCATCCTTCGCTGGTGGACAGTCTAACAGATACCCTGCATTCCGAACGTCAGAGAGCGGTGGTGTAAAAGGTGGTTCTGGTCATGGAGTTTCGCCACAGCAGGAAAATAGTGGTGGAGTTTATCCTACAGGCGGAAATCCTCACGGTGTCGATCCGTTACAATGTAAGTTGGGTATTTTTGGTTGCGGAACGTCTAGTAGCGGAAGCTACAAACCTACGAACAGCGGTGAGCATCCGGGAGATGTGTTTGCAGGGATTGGTGGAGGTGTCGGAGCCGTTAGTGGAAGTTCAGGAAACGTCGGCAGTGTTCCCGGTAATCCTGGAACTGGAATAAATCCCGGTCAGCTCGGTGCAGGTTCTTCCGCATCGGCAGGATCTTTTGGTGGAGCTTACCCTGGAGCTTTTAGCAATGCTCAAGCTTCCAGCTTTGCCCATGCTAAACCTTTACATATTCCCCAAACAGCAGGTTCGTTCCTTACGTataaacgtaataaataattgtatgcaCATATTgtctttcttatataaaaatatatattatctaatgtACACATTCTTGGAACAATCTAAAGATGCAATTTGTTTAGGAAaagaacattattattttgaaaaaaaagattaataatatattttttaatttatgagaaTATAACGATTTAGTGTACAATCTTTCTTGCAATCATCTGAAAGTTACAACAAATTTTCCaagatttatttagttttgtaagaacattattaattatgaaagttgcatgtaataatattgacaagtgataaaacttatcaaaaataataacttgaCACTGATcaaatatacttattgttagataatcAACGTTGCGTTAACAAACCGTAGAGTTCTAGGCAGAGATCAAAACGTATGATTTGAGAGAATGTGTGGCAATTATACATCAAATCAACGATGCGTTCATAATTTCTCGACGTTTATATCTTCTCGTCAAGTGGATCATATGAATGAAGTTTTATGAATGGTACTCAAGTTTTCCCACGGCTAATTTAACTTCATCGCttaaacaaaacatttttttgtccaCGTTTTTTTGAAACGAAGCAAGAGAGACAACAGTGTATCTTGTTTATAGTCGGAAATGCTTCAAGGTCAATCGCGGTTGCATACAAGAGATTGGAAATACACATGTGATTAATGCGATCTATCGTACAATGATGCATAAATCAAATAAGAGAAGGAGGCATTTGAATTAATAGTAAGCGCCAGATATCCGTTTCCGTTCTTCGACTATGAAAACTATTATACAATCTATACCACCAGTAATTAACTTATCGTATTTATCTGTGATAGCAATGAAAGATGTTTTTCAACGTACCTCTTATCTATTATCACACAATTGGAATAAATGTCATCAACATGTTGTACTAAAAAGAGATGATATtcgcacaatatttataatatgcgaaatattttcaaatgaaattaattcgcTTTAAGCCAAACTGCAACATGTCTTAAAAACAAGATTCTGCTGAAGTCTgtaatcaaaatcaaataaataaattcattgcaCAACTTTGTTCTCAGGATCCGGCAGTCATTTTAGCCAAGATCATAGCGGAAGTTGGCCTTCCAGTGAAACGCAAAACCAAGGCGAATCTCATCATCATGAGGAGTCTTGGTCTTCCAGTAGTGCCTTTTccagtagtagtagtagtgcTAGAAGTAAGTTTTAGGattattcttatcttttaaatgtataaaatatataaattttagtttatatatatatatatatatgcatatataaactgtagcataatattttattagaaacatAATAGtcataatagaaataatattaaaatattatgtcattaCAGGCTGGTCAGGGCATTATCCTATGGACGTAAAGGGTTAATTTCAATCAGAAGATGCAAAATGGAATAAATGCACAGATATGTTgacaatataattctaattgtaaaatataatatacatttagtTGATGTCTTgttacttaataattataaaatattttcttgatttttcttatatctgtatatatatatatatatatatatatatatatatatatatatatatatataatattgcattcgTTGCGATATACGATGATGAATAGAATTTTTCCGCtaggaaattttttcatttatgttTACATGtctatttgtacattttttctttgattggCGATGAATAAACAGACTTCGAAGAATCACGCGAATAATTGTTTACGTAAACACTAATTACCCGTTATGATCGATAATTGACTATACATATCAATTTGTAGTATTATTCCATGATAACTCTATAGGATGGCctgttaaaaaagatattaattaatattatttttaagatattaattttgttttaagcgaaatatatttctagttaaatatattattcgagcgatacaaaataaagaatcTAAATTCCAAAGCACAAGCAATGATACTTGgttaaaatttcgaatttatgaataaacaatatattgtcCACCAGGTATGTATAAAAAGAGTTATTATTcgtaaatattcttataacaCCCAAGTAATTATAGAtcattaagtaatatataaaaagatctgTTAGATGCGTATAGGATTAGTCGTTTTTAAGGCTTGTCGTGAGTCTGCTAGAAAGAATCCTCTGTTACAATCATCATGAAGATTATACTAATTTCAatcgtattaatattattgattcaaCTGTATAACGCGCAATGTAAGccttgtttattatatttattggtaaccattataatatttatttattttatataatttcgcacgatttgttaaataatgaaacttGTGCTTTTGGTAAACCTTCGctatttgtttgaaatattatatattatgtataaattacaattatcttttatatttcaattttatctcaTATTTCAAGATGCTTGATATGCATTAgtagttaaatataatatttaaaactgattcaatttttaattcaattaagaGAGAATCCAGGTCTTTCTTTTTGATatgttatatcaaattttaacttgtatcatttgtgtttatattgtgaattttataaGTTGGACATTTTAAtagtgtataataaatttttaatttattttaattacacaagTCCTAGATGTACTGATATCGCCTGGGAATGAAATGCCTATGAGAGGTAATATAAATAGAGGCCAACTTCAAAGAAACCAGGATAATAGATATAGACCCTATAGTGGTGAAAACTACAATAGAGGGGGATTTTCTACTGGTTACcaatgtatgtattaaaatgtttagagTCGTTTGCGCGACTTTTGCTTGagattagtataaaattttttacaaaataaaagtagtacaaaaagaaaattcttgatttttaaatttctgtgtgtgattataattaaacttattatcaaaatgtttGAATAGAGACGTTTTACTTATCACCGTTCACGTATAAACAATCGCAGTTTGATGTTTGAAGCAAaaagttttcataaaaatatatatattaaaaatattgcaattttttttacaattagctaatatcaatataattatcatctgATAATTCTATGCTCAATAATTTCAAttgtttcttcaatttttaatttaataaatgtatcttgtgtaagaaaaaagaaataatttcagattatatatatatatacatgtacaataaTTTCATTGTATATTTCAGGGTAGTCAGGATCTTCAACTCTCTATCAAGAAACATGAACAGACCCAGTTAATTATCtatctaaacaaatatgtTATCGGtctatctaaatataataatattgatcatGTCTCTTAAAATATGGATCAAATAAATGATATGCAATGTTATTTCTATCTGTGATACTTGTTGTCCTTATCTTTTTCGAATATAtgagatgatataataattattctttaatattatataatacaatttattttataaaaaatttagttcaTCACTGTTATTCCACATTTAATACAttgaatatctaattttttttaaaaattgataattttagttatttttctagaaaaaggaaaaaaataagatacaaATTGAATGCGTAGATGAAAATATGATGCAAAAAGAtatctattgtatataaataaaaaagcatatatcaaatgtaatataaaaatatttcaactttttccaaatttttttcgatctAAAAGATACGAAAAATGTGatgctattaatataaaataagcagTAATGaatattactaattgtaaaagataCTCTAAACTTTTAAACTAGTAGTAATTTCAGTTTCacagattgaaaaaaatttagaaaaagatattttcgtGTTTGATGTGTCTTTCTACGATTATATAggcatatttttttgtatcatattTCCATCTGCACGGTCGattcgtattttatttcttcctttttctaaaaaaattattaaaattttcaatttttgaaaaaaagaaaaagatatttgttttatatatccgTTTTCGgattacatttaatacatgtaatttaatacattataaacgTTCTAGAAGATTTCACTCATCTTTCAGGTAGGAGCGTAAAATGTGTATGTAGTATTGGTCAGAGATATtacttagaaattaatttattatttctccaTACACAGGAAAAAATACGACTTTATCGGACCTATTGGCATATAAAACAGAGATACAGGTAAATGTAATCATGGAAATATGCTATACAACTACAAACGTACGGTGCTCAATGTAAAGAAACAGAAAGCCGTAATAGACTAGATCCGTGTAGTTAGGATATGTGATTCGTGGATAGGTGACTATTTAATGCTGCTTTATGAGTGAACTTCTTCATACAAATAAGACATTCGTGTGTTTTCTCGTTAACGTGCATCAACAGGTGCTTTTTCAGCGCTGCTTTGTCCTTGAATATTTTCTGACAAGTACTACAATCGAAGGGTCTCTCGCCAGCATGGACCAAAATGTGGCTGTTCAAAGTAGTTTTCTGCGTGAAGGCCTTGTGACACACGTAGCACTCGTACGGTCGGTCGCCGGTGTGACTTAACATGTGTTTCCTCAACGACGATTTCTCCTTGAACGTCTTCTGGCAGATGTGACAGGCGTGCCGCTTGTCGCCCGTATGTAAAAGCATGTGCGAATTCAATCTCGTCTTCTCCCGGAACGCCATGTCGCACATATTGCACGCGAACGGCTTCTCGCCGGTGTGTATCAGGGTGTGTCTGTTCAGATCCGACTTCCTCGTGAAGATCTTGTCGCAGACCTTGCAGTCGTACTGACCGCCGGTGTGGATTAGCATGTGACTGTTCAGATCCGATTTTCGCGCGCACGCCTTGTGACAGATCTGACACTCGTGCGGCTTCTCGCCTGTGTGAACGAGCATGTGCGAATTTAATTTGGCCTTCTCGCGGAAGGTCATCAGGCATTCCTTGCACTCGTAAGGTCTCTCACCGGTATGTACCATGGTATGCCTGATCAATTCCGATTTCCTTTTGTACGTTTTCTCGCAGATGTTACAGGCGTGCGGTTTCTCGCCACTGTGAGCCAGCATGTGATTGCTGAGCGCCGTTTTCTGAGCGAAGGATCTATGACAGAGCGTGCATTTGAAATGTTTGTTCACCGCGTGAAGCGGCAGATGCATGTTCAGTTTTGCCTTCTCCTTAAACGCCTCGAAGCAGACCGCGCATTTGTAGGGCCTGTCCGTCGCGTGACTGGACATGTGTCGATTTAAATTGAGTTTCTCCTTGAACGTCATGTGACATACGTCACATTCAAAGTATCTCTCGTCCATCATTTGATCGTTTAAGCCCGCTCGCTTCATGAAAGCCTGCTGCAGCGCGTCACAATCGTACGGTTTGTCCAATACGTGTAATTGCATGTGACTTCTCAAGCTCCACTTGTATGCGAATCTCTTTTGGCAGATGTGACATTCCAACGGACTCATTCCAACGTGTGTTAACATGTGGGCGTGCAGGCTAGAGTTGTCAGAAAAACTTTGCTGGCAAACCTCACATTGATTTCCGCTACAGTGCATTCTCAGGTGCGTCACCATGGAATCATTGTTCAGAAACCATTTCTTGCAAATTGagcattgtattttataaaatttcgtcTGCTGACCATTTTGACAGAATCCATGCTTATCAGGGTCCTgtgtttgtataaaatttgtattagccAAACATCGTTGCATCACACCATCCTCCTTGTCACACAAATTTGCACTCGCTATTTGCGCTGCCCAATTCTGGTGGCTAGTAGATTCTCCTTCCAACTCTAACTTTACCTGCAAGAATTTACATAGTATTTAGAAAAGTAAGCGTAACTCGTGAATAACAAATTAGTgactacaattatatatttaccatCTCGTTGGAGAAATCCACCTCATTGTTTTCGATAGGCAGGAATAAAGTGCCCTTCTCGAAAGTGCCGGAGCAAATATCCTCCATGTAGTCGGGATCAAATCTGTCACCAGGTTCCTCCTTAAGCACGACGCTCACAATGTTCTCATCCTTAAAGTAATCGTTACGTTAGACTCTCTGGACAACGCCAGCGGTATGTTATATACCTGCTGCCGTTTTCATACAAATGGTTTACCATAACCTGACTGTCTATGGCTAATGCATCCATCGGTTCATCTTTCACCTTAAAACCTTCCATTTGTTACACTTCACTCTGAAAGTGAAATCAATTTATTCGCTTACGTATGTACATTGTACCACGAAAGTAGATCAAGACGAAGTTATAttccaaaaagaaaaaacaaatccCGGATAAAAAGAGACAAGGAAAAAGCGTTGTACACGATGGGTGCAGCcagaaattttacataataatcataatcataataataacaataataataataatattaatattaaaaaaaaaaaaaagaaccgtATCTCCTCTCATAACCTCAAACGCGGTAACAGGTTCGAAACGCGACGTCACCTGGTGACTCTTTCGGTCCGTGTGACCGCAAGTCACATCCGAAGGCCAGAGGTTAGGCCTCGCACTAGGAATCGCGAACCTGTTGCCGCGCCGGGTCGGACAGGACGAGCCGATCGTTCGTCGATACTCACGACATAGGTTACATGGCCCTTTCATGGAGGTACAAAAATATAGGTTGCGGTGTCTGTGCGTGtgtcgagaaagagagagagagccttTCCGTTCCTTTCAACCTGTTTCACGCGCGTCGCGTCGCTCCggacaatataattatttctcgatCTCGAGCGCGCGGGCGAGTCGTTTCCCTCCTGGATATCGGGAATTCTCCGCAGATGGCGAATGTGCCAAAGGCCAGGGAAGTCGACGACGGGATGCACTACCTACGCGTTGGCGTACAGAACAGATACGGCGGATAATGTGTCGTACAAacgcgcgcgctcgcgcgcgtgcgtgcgtacgtgccTATATACGTGCttcatgtgtgtgtgtgtgtgtgtgtgtgtgtgtgtgtgtgtgtgtgtgtgtgtgtgtgtgtgtgtgtgtgtgtgtgtgtgtgtgtgtgtgtgtgtgtgtgtgtgtgtgtgtgtgtgtgtgtgtgtgtgtgtgtgtgtgtgtgtgtgtgtgcgcgcacgTATCATGGCGTCATACGTCATGTATGTGTGCACGTGTGCATGTACGACATACGTCACGCGCGGCGCGTACGCACACGTCGTCACAAGGGCGCTGTGCGCacctttatattatatatgtttatatacgcACGCGTGACAATTATTACAGCCATCCATAaatgctctctctctcgaagCAGGTGTCTTCAGTGATTCGTCATTGTCTTGCCTCATATCCAGGAGGACGGACTGGAAGAAGGTGTTAGGCTCCGCTGAAAATTGACATTTCTGTCAGGTAAGAGTGATAGAAACATGTCgagagtattttttaaaataatgttgtaaaatGCGAGAAGTGTCACTctgtttgattaattttttttataaatttttatatttaagtattgtagtttaatatgaaatattaatttttgaaattaatgatataaataaaaatattttcatttttttaataattttattatttatatttcttggaTAGATCTTTGATCGCGCGAGAAATTTTTGATGCGAGTCGAGAAACGAAAGGGAAAATCAGCtgactttaatttaaaattctttctgCTCTCTTTTATCAATGCATTGTATATTGTGACTCTGGTATTGAATATTGAATCCATGAATGAATCCATTGAATGAGAGGAAAAATAATTGGTAccgtataattttacttttacaatcgattatatagacatattatatatggacAATTAATCTCtcataaaatgtaaaacaattcTCGTTATAAGATAACGAAATAGATCCCAcaattattaacttatataaataattgtgcgATTTAAATTCTCATCGATCTTGTTCCGTCATAATTCGTAGTCGTGTTATCTATTTACTATCTTTAGCTATCACACATAcagttgttttatatatataaaataaaatatctttccaCTATTTCGTCATATGACGCAACTATCAAATATgacagaaaaagataataaaatgtataattatttattaatcttagacggaatatttcttttctgatATAAGCAAACATTTTGGTCATTTCTTTATCAATGATAGTGAACTTTATCTCGggtgataaataattcttatagaatctttcatcaatttaaattgtattatacttTTGGAAGAATGTTCATTTaaataacgttatatatacccaagattataaaattttttaataattccagACTTACTTTGCacttactaaaattattttattacattatcttCTTTTAAGCTAAATTGCTTGTATTTTAGTGAACTAAATGACAATATCAATGTTTCTATGAATTTTCCTTCTAACTAAACCCATTAAATGAATACGTTAACGTAATTGTAGACTGTTTGATACATGAGATTGTTGGCATGAGTAAGTATAGTACAGTTATTTGCGATGATACACGCGAGACTCGAAGTAATaattcgtatatatatgtataatggaggaatttttctttgtaatacACAGACAGGTTATAATTTCGacaatggaaaaaaatgaattataacaCGAATCTTATACATATCCAATatgaatttatgatattttatttttagcgtaaataaaaattgcgtatgatgataataaaaaaattaattgaacatTAAATACACTGATGCATTAAACGTATctgaaatagaaataatatataattgattggattatttcatattaaattagcTTCAGTTAAATTAGATGCGATTCAAGAGGCCGagaatcgtataaaaattttgcaaaaattatttttattgttgacaatatttttttgttctttcacAGCGTCTAAAAAATGATGATGAACCCCATCGTCCtgtgtttattaattactttaatattggACGTTATCAGCTTTGGTAAGTGAGAACGTAAATCTACTATCAATCTGTGGAGAAAAAGATAGCACACTTATTTTTAGCACGAATATTTTTACTgcgatacaaaaaattaaaagcaaagATATAAACggatataaataatcttttatttctctaataaaataaatatgtcgtGCGAATCATTTCCCGAATCCCAGGAGTAGGAGCACATCGTGTACGACGTCTAATCGGCGGAGTAGCCGCCGGGGAATCCGAGTTTCCTTATCAGGTATCCTTAAGATACTACAACGTGCACATCTGCAGCGGTGTGCTTATTAATGACAGATACGTTTTGAGCGCGGCGCATTGCGTATGCGGCCTGATAGACGAGCCTACTGAGGAATTCGGGGTACGCATTGGAAGCGTTGATTTCAAAAAGGGCGAAACGTATGCCGTCAAGAGTGTCAAATGCCACCCTGATTATGTATACGGGCCTGACAGCTCTTGGATAGCCGATCTAGTCGTAATTATGGtgagcttttttttatataaattaaaatcgagaGAAAAGATGAAAACACCATACGTTTTCAGCGTAAATTCTTACtgatttgattatattataatatatttctaaaaaggtatgatttaagatttttaaaacattttttttatattattagcattattttgttagaaatatttgtttaataacatagctaatataatataaatcacattAATAATGGGCACTTTTtagaaagtattattatttattttgtgttaaGTTAACTTGTAGCATAAATCTActatttatttagtatttatttgatttaatcaatataCGTAACAATTGTTATATCTAAGTACGGGTTTTACTttgtaaattgaattatatttatttcgaacaagtatctaaaaagattaactatgaaattaactgaa includes the following:
- the LOC140667791 gene encoding uncharacterized protein isoform X1, with the translated sequence MEGFKVKDEPMDALAIDSQVMDENIVSVVLKEEPGDRFDPDYMEDICSGTFEKGTLFLPIENNEVDFSNEMVKLELEGESTSHQNWAAQIASANLCDKEDGVMQRCLANTNFIQTQDPDKHGFCQNGQQTKFYKIQCSICKKWFLNNDSMVTHLRMHCSGNQCEVCQQSFSDNSSLHAHMLTHVGMSPLECHICQKRFAYKWSLRSHMQLHVLDKPYDCDALQQAFMKRAGLNDQMMDERYFECDVCHMTFKEKLNLNRHMSSHATDRPYKCAVCFEAFKEKAKLNMHLPLHAVNKHFKCTLCHRSFAQKTALSNHMLAHSGEKPHACNICEKTYKRKSELIRHTMVHTGERPYECKECLMTFREKAKLNSHMLVHTGEKPHECQICHKACARKSDLNSHMLIHTGGQYDCKVCDKIFTRKSDLNRHTLIHTGEKPFACNMCDMAFREKTRLNSHMLLHTGDKRHACHICQKTFKEKSSLRKHMLSHTGDRPYECYVCHKAFTQKTTLNSHILVHAGERPFDCSTCQKIFKDKAALKKHLLMHVNEKTHECLICMKKFTHKAALNSHLSTNHIS
- the LOC140667791 gene encoding uncharacterized protein isoform X2, which produces MEDICSGTFEKGTLFLPIENNEVDFSNEMVKLELEGESTSHQNWAAQIASANLCDKEDGVMQRCLANTNFIQTQDPDKHGFCQNGQQTKFYKIQCSICKKWFLNNDSMVTHLRMHCSGNQCEVCQQSFSDNSSLHAHMLTHVGMSPLECHICQKRFAYKWSLRSHMQLHVLDKPYDCDALQQAFMKRAGLNDQMMDERYFECDVCHMTFKEKLNLNRHMSSHATDRPYKCAVCFEAFKEKAKLNMHLPLHAVNKHFKCTLCHRSFAQKTALSNHMLAHSGEKPHACNICEKTYKRKSELIRHTMVHTGERPYECKECLMTFREKAKLNSHMLVHTGEKPHECQICHKACARKSDLNSHMLIHTGGQYDCKVCDKIFTRKSDLNRHTLIHTGEKPFACNMCDMAFREKTRLNSHMLLHTGDKRHACHICQKTFKEKSSLRKHMLSHTGDRPYECYVCHKAFTQKTTLNSHILVHAGERPFDCSTCQKIFKDKAALKKHLLMHVNEKTHECLICMKKFTHKAALNSHLSTNHIS